A window from Ictalurus furcatus strain D&B chromosome 16, Billie_1.0, whole genome shotgun sequence encodes these proteins:
- the eva1c gene encoding protein eva-1 homolog C gives MNMISAESVSGCGSHRATGGWSFHILYSVLLLWSDEMHGLSDFSNYLFRIIISHSAHARDGELLLLSCPRHSTISVRSAFYRPHTPLTYCNAPTALQKMLSECQGRRNCQVLVNYRLFGSDPCPGTTKHLHVSYSCKPTENKNRTRCEGDQMLLHCKYPKLLNIYSAVYGRELGEKAACLIEEEQPPPFECLYHGALDTVKNLCYGKQRCLIIINDQQFRNPCTPETKKYLSVVYSCVPQSLLKEADPNFFQTTTIPQETTKARKLPDVRESRLPGKKGILVSNSLMAYGYIKEHPDKAGLLFVSSVCLGLILVLLAISMRITCTRHLKGLSCLNKTTVTVEPKDKDDDEEEDSDEESEPLVDSSMMSEVCRKVYCWEEAIYTTEAAELIERLERREMIIQEIGMNAYLNGTSCTLH, from the exons ATGAACATGATCTCTGCGGAGTCTGTGAGCGGCTGCGGGTCCCACAGAGCCACCGGCGGCTGGAGCTTTCACATTCTCTACAGTGTCCTCCTCCTGTGGAGCGACGAAATGCACGGACTCTCCGACTTCTCCA ATTATTTATTCAGGATCATCATCAGTCACTCAGCACATGCCCGTGATGGTGAGCTTCTGCTGCTTTCTTGCCCACGCCACTCCACCATCTCTGTGCGGTCTGCCTTTTACAGGcctcacacacctctcacatACTGCAATGCACCTACAGCACTGCAG AAGATGTTATCAGAATGCCAAGGCCGGAGAAACTGTCAAGTCTTGGTTAATTACCGTCTGTTTGGCAGTGACCCCTGTCCTGGAACCACCAAACACCTTCATGTATCATACAGCTGCAAACCTA cggaaaataaaaacagaaccaGATGTGAGGGAGATCAAATGCTTCTTCACTGTAAGTACCCAAAGTTGCTCAACATCTATTCAGCCGTGTATGGGCGGGAACTGGGAGAGAAAGCAGCTTGTCTTATAGAGGAAGAGCAACCACCTCCCTTTG AGTGCTTGTATCATGGAGCCCTAGACACAGTAAAAAACTTGTGCTATGGAAAGCAGCGGTGTCTTATCATAATTAATGATCAGCAATTCAGAAATCCCTGCACGCCTGAAACAAAGAAGTACCTCAGTGTTGTCTACTCATGCG TTCCACAGAGTTTACTCAAAGAGGCTGACCCCAACTTTTTCCAAACTACCACAATACCCCAGGAGACCACCAAAGCTA GGAAGCTTCCAGATGTCAGAGAGTCCAGATTGCCAGGTAAAAAAGGCATCCTAGTGAGCAACTCTCTTATGGCATATGGATACATTAAAG aacATCCTGATAAAGCTGGACTGCTCTTCGTCTCGAGTGTGTGTCTGGGACTGATCCTTGTCTTACTGGCCATCTCTATGAGGATAACCTGCACCAGGCATCTTAAAGGATTGAGCTGTCTAAACAAGACGACAGTCACTGTGGAACCAAAAgacaaagatgatgatgaagaagaagacagTGATGAAGAGTCAGAGCCATTGGTGGACAGCTCAATGATGTCAGAGGTGTGCAGGAAAGTGTATTGTTGGGAAGAGGCAATATACACGACTGAGGCAGCTGAACTGATCGAGAGGCTGGAACGACGAGAGATGATCATCCAGGAGATCGGGATGAATGCATACCTCAATGGCACTTCCTGCACTCTGCACTGA
- the mis18a gene encoding protein Mis18-alpha isoform X2, with translation MAQEIDHVGHKDDTYVISEGLSVADSSSKVEDDGEGDSDAPAIFLCGKCRLPFGDSLSWAGSDDQQNQILLKCVNDNIVIGKEPFVSGTSEEQRCLAVHLTCRGCSFKLGHMYMSTPKSLDYKRSIFCLMVENIESYVLGSPDQQVAAVDREERPVTLEYMDNVERQMTKIKSLAVTIGQRLLEIEVDLQCKSGTT, from the exons ATGGCGCAGGAGATCGACCACGTCGGCCATAAAGATGACACATACGTGATTTCAGAGGGTTTATCTGTCGCAGACAGCAGCAGTAAAGTGGAAGATGATGGAGAAGGAGACAGCGACGCGCCTGCTATTTTTCTGTGCGGAAAATGCAGGTTGCCTTTCGGCGATTCGCTCTCATGGGCCGGGAGCGACGACCAGCAGAATCAGATCCTGTTAAAGT gtGTTAATGACAACATTGTGATTGGCAAAGAACCTTTTGTCTCTGGTACAAGTGAAGAACAACGATG cCTTGCTGTGCATCTCACGTGTCGTGGTTGCAGCTTCAAACTTGGACATATGTACATGTCCACTCCAAAGTCACTGGACTACAAAAGGTCCATTTTCTGCCTCATGGTTGAAAATATTGAGAG TTATGTTTTAGGCTCTCCTGACCAGCAGGTGGCAGCAGTGGACAGAGAAGAAAGGCCTGTGACATTGGAGTACATGGACAATGTTGAGCGACAGATGACCAAG ATAAAATCTCTAGCAGTGACAATAGGACAGCGGCTCTTGGAGATCGAGGTTGACCTCCAGTGCAAGTCTGGGACAACTTAA
- the mis18a gene encoding protein Mis18-alpha isoform X1, which translates to MAQEIDHVGHKDDTYVISEGLSVADSSSKVEDDGEGDSDAPAIFLCGKCRLPFGDSLSWAGSDDQQNQILLKCVNDNIVIGKEPFVSGTSEEQRCLAVHLTCRGCSFKLGHMYMSTPKSLDYKRSIFCLMVENIESYVLGSPDQQVAAVDREERPVTLEYMDNVERQMTKPSVGVWRLKVAFDAFNPGWNPPFAELALLPFPSHIRSERHLFSIKMKKIFDKWNKVPNKIK; encoded by the exons ATGGCGCAGGAGATCGACCACGTCGGCCATAAAGATGACACATACGTGATTTCAGAGGGTTTATCTGTCGCAGACAGCAGCAGTAAAGTGGAAGATGATGGAGAAGGAGACAGCGACGCGCCTGCTATTTTTCTGTGCGGAAAATGCAGGTTGCCTTTCGGCGATTCGCTCTCATGGGCCGGGAGCGACGACCAGCAGAATCAGATCCTGTTAAAGT gtGTTAATGACAACATTGTGATTGGCAAAGAACCTTTTGTCTCTGGTACAAGTGAAGAACAACGATG cCTTGCTGTGCATCTCACGTGTCGTGGTTGCAGCTTCAAACTTGGACATATGTACATGTCCACTCCAAAGTCACTGGACTACAAAAGGTCCATTTTCTGCCTCATGGTTGAAAATATTGAGAG TTATGTTTTAGGCTCTCCTGACCAGCAGGTGGCAGCAGTGGACAGAGAAGAAAGGCCTGTGACATTGGAGTACATGGACAATGTTGAGCGACAGATGACCAAG ccGAGTGTGGGAGTGTGGCGCCTGAAAGTAGCTTTTGACGCGTTCAACCCGGGTTGGAATCCGCCTTTTGCCGAACTCGCTCTTCTCCCTTTTCCATCACATATCAGATCGGAAAGGCATTTATTctcaataaaaatgaagaaaatatttgaTAAGTGGAATAAAGTGCCTAACAAAATAAAGTGA
- the cfap298 gene encoding cilia- and flagella-associated protein 298 isoform X1 yields the protein MVQLHVKRGDESQFLFNATVDISIETLIQQVTQVYNGRLKVERICSEIPELADHGITLPPNMQGLTDDQITDLKLRDEWENKCIPSGGADFKKDEIGCRNGHAPNEKMKNILKKTMEEAKALISKKQVQANVCVTMDMVNEALDQLRGAVMIVYPMGLPPHEPIRMELENQEDIAGTQASLQVIPEKEAQLWWAAKELHRDKKLQDYIGKNDKTKIIVKIQKRGQGAPAREPLVSEEAHKQMMMHCYRRQEELKKLDEADDDTYLQSEWSDRQALKRQLQGLTNIKWGPR from the exons ATGGTCCAGCTTCACGTTAAACGCGGAGATGAGAGCCAGTTTCTTTTCAACGCCACGGTGGATATTTCCATTGAGACGCTCATTCAGCAGGTCACTCAGGTCTACAATGGCAGGCTGAAGGTGGAGCGGATTTGCTCTG AGATTCCTGAACTTGCAGATCACGGTATCACACTTCCTCCCAACATGCAAGGCCTGACGGACGACCAGATCACAGACCTGAAGTTAAGGGATGAATGGGAAAACAAGTGCATCCCCAGCGGTGGGGCAGACTTCAAAAAAGATGAAATTGGATGCAGGAATGGGCACG CACCCAATGAAAAAATGAAGAATATTTTGAAGAAGACTATGGAAGAAGCCAAAGCGTTGATCTCGAAA AAACAAGTGCAGGCGAACGTGTGCGTTACCATGGATATGGTAAACGAAGCTCTGGACCAGTTGCGAGGAGCAGTGATGATCGTTTACCCAATGGGCCTGCCGCCTCATGAGCCCATCAGAATGGAGTTGGAAAATCAAGAAGATATTGCAGGAACACAG GCTTCTCTACAGGTGATACCAGAGAAAGAAGCTCAGCTGTGGTGGGCAGCGAAAGAGTTGCATCGGGACAAAAAACTACAAGATTACATtggaaaaaatgacaaaacaaagATTATTGTGAAGATCCAGAAG AGAGGCCAGGGGGCGCCAGCACGGGAGCCTCTGGTCAGTGAGGAGGCGCACAAGCAGATGATGATGCACTGTTACAGGAGGCAGGAGGAACTCAAG aAGCTGGATGAAGCAGATGATGATACTTATTTGCAGTCAGAGTGGTCAGACCGGCAGGCTTTGAAGAGACAACTTCAAGGACTTACAAATATCAAATGGGGCCCAAGATAA
- the cfap298 gene encoding cilia- and flagella-associated protein 298 isoform X2 yields MNGKTSASPAVGQTSKKMKLDAGMGTKQVQANVCVTMDMVNEALDQLRGAVMIVYPMGLPPHEPIRMELENQEDIAGTQASLQVIPEKEAQLWWAAKELHRDKKLQDYIGKNDKTKIIVKIQKRGQGAPAREPLVSEEAHKQMMMHCYRRQEELKKLDEADDDTYLQSEWSDRQALKRQLQGLTNIKWGPR; encoded by the exons ATGAATGGGAAAACAAGTGCATCCCCAGCGGTGGGGCAGACTTCAAAAAAGATGAAATTGGATGCAGGAATGGGCACG AAACAAGTGCAGGCGAACGTGTGCGTTACCATGGATATGGTAAACGAAGCTCTGGACCAGTTGCGAGGAGCAGTGATGATCGTTTACCCAATGGGCCTGCCGCCTCATGAGCCCATCAGAATGGAGTTGGAAAATCAAGAAGATATTGCAGGAACACAG GCTTCTCTACAGGTGATACCAGAGAAAGAAGCTCAGCTGTGGTGGGCAGCGAAAGAGTTGCATCGGGACAAAAAACTACAAGATTACATtggaaaaaatgacaaaacaaagATTATTGTGAAGATCCAGAAG AGAGGCCAGGGGGCGCCAGCACGGGAGCCTCTGGTCAGTGAGGAGGCGCACAAGCAGATGATGATGCACTGTTACAGGAGGCAGGAGGAACTCAAG aAGCTGGATGAAGCAGATGATGATACTTATTTGCAGTCAGAGTGGTCAGACCGGCAGGCTTTGAAGAGACAACTTCAAGGACTTACAAATATCAAATGGGGCCCAAGATAA